The following DNA comes from Oncorhynchus mykiss isolate Arlee chromosome 16, USDA_OmykA_1.1, whole genome shotgun sequence.
aatatatccacataattttcctccctcatcatgccatctattttgtgaattgcaccagtccctcccacagtaaagcaccccacaacatgatgctgccacccccgtgcttcacggttgggatggtgttcttctgcttgcaatccacccctttttcctccaaacataatgatggtcattatggccaaacagttctatttttgtttaatcagaccagaggacatttcttcttgtggaggtgtacaattttttctgaggtcttggctgatttcttttgattttcccatgatgtcaagcaaagagtctgaaggtaggccttgaaatacaaccaCAGGTAGTGTAGACAGGGTCAGTTCGTGacaccaaaggtgcggactccggccgcaaaacctgaacctataggggagggtctggatgGGCATCtatccacggtggcggctctggtacGGGACGTGGACCCTCGCCGctgaccccggactggggacccttgcagcgggccCCGGACAGGAGgttgactctggcagctccggacaggagggcgactctggcagcaccggacaggagggcgactctggcagcaccggacaggagggcgactctggcagcaccggacaggagagcgactctggcagcaccggacaggagggcgactctggcagcaccggacaggagggcgactctggcagcaccggacaggagggcgactctggcagcaccggacaggagggcgactctggcagcaccggacaggagggcgactctggcagcaccggacaggagggcgactctggcagcaccggacaggagggcgactctggcagctccggacaggagggcgactctggcagctccggacaggagggcgactctggcagctccggacaggagggcgactctggcagctccggacaggagggcgactctggcagctccggacaggagggcgactctggcagctccggacaggagggcgactctggcagctccggacaggagggcgactctggcagctccggacaggagggcgactctggcagctccggacaggagggcgactctggcagctccggacaggagtgCGACcctggctctgggagcaggcacaggactcaccaggctggggagacatccaTGAGGCCTCTTGCTTGGCCAAGGCACCGGAttcactgggccgtggaggcgcactggcggtctcgagcgcagagctggcCCCAACCATTCTGGCTGGATGCCAgcttccacccggcaaatgcgggacgctggcaccgagcacaccggcctgtgaatgctccGCCTTGACACCGTGAGCATCACCCCAtagccacggtaagcacggggactTGGCTCAGGTCTAatacctgactctgccacactccccgtgtgccccccccaaaaaaacatttttggggctgcctctcgggcttccttgccggCCATTTTCGTGTCGCCAACACCATTCTCCGGTATCCCTACTCGCACTGTTCTagagaatcccaggcgggctccggcactctccctgggtcaatcgaccacctctctatctcctcctagGTTGTCTCATACTCCAGATAGCGCTGCTCATCTGTCCAGGAGTCCCTTTCACCACGCTGCTTGTTCCTTTGGTGGTGGGAGGTTCTGTCACAGCTGTTGGAAGGAGTGGACCACCGTGCGGAGTGGTGAGCGTACATGTTCTTTAATTAAGAAAAGCcgccgaacaaaacaatacacactacaTAACaaaaccgtgaagcttaaggctaAGTGCCATAAAGAATGTcaacctcccacacacacacaggtgggaaaaggttacctaagtatggttaccaatcaaagacaacgatagacagctgtccctgattgagaaccatacccagccaaacacaaagaaatagaaaacatagaatgcccaccccaactcacgccctgaccaaaacaaaatagagacataaaaatgatttctaaggtcagggcgtgacacaatgcCTCGTCGCAATTAGTTATTCCCCTTtatttggggctcccgagtggcacagtggtctaaggcactgcatctaaggcactgcacagagaggctgctgcctacatacagacttgaaataattggccactttaataaatggaacagtagtcactttaatagtgccactttaataatgtttacgtatcttgcattactcacctcatatagtaaataatacaatatatatatatatatatatatatatatatatatatatatatatatatatatactgtattattcactatctattgcatcttagcctatgccgctctgacattgctcatccatatatttatatattcttattccattcctttacttagatgtgtgtgtattaggtatttgttgtggaattgttagatattacttgttagatattgctccactgtcggaactagaagcacaagcattttgctacacttgcaataacatctgctaaccatgtgtatgtgaccaatacaatttgatttgatctcagcGCAAGATCTCAGTGCTGTCACTAAAGACCCTGATTTGATCCCAGACTGTatcatgattgggagtcccatagggcggcacacaatctGCCTAGCGTTGGTGGGTTAGGGGCGGGTTtgactggggtaggccgtcattataaaagaagaatttgttttcaactgacttgtctagttaaataaaggttaaataaaaacaataacaaaattgCAACAATGTCAATGAGCATCATCACTATCTTTCCTTTGTAGTACCTTAAACTGTCATGATTACCAGCTGAGATAAACTTTAACGAATTGATATTATTCAGAGTTTGTCTTAAAAGGTTTTAACAGGATTCCTAGGACCTtttctgagacgctttgtggataTGGCCCCTGCATTAAAAAACACTTTAAATGGGAATCTCCCCTGTCTTTGTATTACTTTTtagtatttagatttttttactcTGACTAATAATGTGTCCATGTCTCTTCTCTTGCTCTACAGTCCAGCAGGAGAACTCCAAGGAAGGCATTATCTGGTCCATCCTCAGTGTCCCAGCCGTGTCCTACCGTGACTCAGGGAAGTATGTCTGCAAGGCCACTAACTACGCCGGAAATGCAGAGACCATCATCTCCCTGGTTGTCTCTGACGCTCCCCCAAAACCCGACAATAACAACAACCAAACCAGCGTGGTTGCTgctactgtaaaaaaaaacaaagtcAACAAACCCAACGGGATGGGGAAGGCAGCATACCAGGAGAAACTGGTGGATAGGTTAGTGGTTCCCACCCCCAACCCTCAACCCCCACCTGCTGTTGTGGACTCCAGCCCTGAGCCTGAAGGTGTGGTAGTGGGAAGTGTGGCAGATAGAGCCACCCCTGGACCAGCCAAGTTGCCCAGTCCAGACGGACTCCTGGAGCTGGAGAAGACCAACCTGAGCAACCTGGCCCAGGCCCAGTATGACCCGGACCGGATAGTTCGCTCGGTCAAGGTGTTGGGCGATACGGAGAACACCATCACCCTGAACTGGCGGGCGCCCAAGGCCAAGAACACCACAGCCTTCAGTGTGCTCTATGCCGTCTTCGGCGAAAGAGACATGCGCAAGATCAACGTGGCAGCGGGTCAGAATCGGGTCTTCATCGAGGGCCTGGTGCCCAAGACTAAGTACATTGCCTGCGTGTGTGTCCGGGGCCTGATCCCCAAGAAGGAGCAGTGTGTCATCTTCTCCACCGACGAGGCGGCCAGTGCCGCTGGGACCCAGAAGCTCATCAACGTCATCGTGATTACCGTGGCTTGTGTCATTGCTGTGCCACTCACCGTAATTGTCTGCTGTGGTGCGCTCAAGAGGCGCATCCAGAAGATTTGGGGCAAGAAGTCCAAGGACATCCAGGACTCGTATGTGACTTTTGAGACGCTGTCCCCCGGAACCAAGGCTAAAGGGTTGGAGGGTGAGTACCTGACCAGACTCAACCCTGAGGAGTCCAACCGGCTGCTGTCGGCCCGATCCAGTTTGGACTCTGAGGCCACGGCAAAGATAGAGGGTCAGCCCAACGAGTACTTCTGCTGACTTCATGCTCCAGCTCCTTCCCCATGCCATCTCCCACACTTGCACCCTCTGGCTCAACacatctccacacacacaacTCCTCTACAGCATagccccagacacacacatcatccccATCATagccccagacacacacataatCCCCATCatagccccacacacacacatcatccccatcatagccccacacacacatctcatcctCACCATTGctccacacacactcctctccctcaccatagctccacacacactcctcaccctCACCATAGCCCCACACACAAACCTCGTCCCCACACACCTAATCCTTTCTCTCAGCCTCACCAAAGCCACCCACACATATCCTatactctccctcactctcagCACAGTcctacacacacatctcaccccAACCACAGCCCCATACACAAACCTCACCCTCTCACTAAGTTTCaccacagccccacacacacaccttgtcgaAATGCTCATCACAGTCCAACACACATATCTGgttgtctccctttctctcaccatgttcccccccacacacacagggcacaggactctcccccacctctcccaccATGTTGGGTGCCACCATATCGGGGGTTCTATGAGAGGACGCTTGGACGATGCACCATCATGGAAATATCCGTTTAAAGGAGTTTTGACATTTTTATCCTTAATTTTTTCACATCTGAAATGTATACTATTTCAACAGAGAGAATGCTAATGATGTAATTTGTTTTTACACTTCTGGGGGACTATCAGTTGTAAATGAGCCCTCAAATGAGCCCTACAGATTTATCATAGTTAAGTTATCAAGTAAAAGTCTGAAAGAAGGACATCTGGGCCAATATTCATTAGTCTCAAAGGAGTGCTGCTCTAGGAACACTTTAGCCTTTTGGATCATAATAAATGAGATaacatggacagggggacctggGGCCATATCCACAAAGTGTTCCAGAAAAGGGCCTAGGAATCCTGTTAAAACACGTTTTAAGACAATAATTAAAAAAATcccagctcagagtaggtttAAACTACGAAAATCAACTCAGAAAAGTTTATCTCAACTGGTAATTACACAAAGAAAATATAGTCATGACACTCATTGACATTATTGCGAATTGGGGGAATAACCAATCACGTGTCACCGTCTGTGAAATCTATAGCACACTTCAGACCCCCACAGTGTATGTCACTGTACATCAAGTAATATGAATTAGAAATTATTTTCAAAAATGCAAGAGATACTGGTGCAGGTACTTCTAGATAATTCATGGGTTGCTTATATaaaaatatcaaaacattctTTCATCAACTCCAAAGCAATTTTCTGTATAGCTAGTTAGGACCGCACATATGATCTCCTAAATATCTGTCGACTAGGTAGGactcttcccactgggcacaggcgtcaattcaacatctagttttgatttaattttggttgagttgtcaccTAACTTGAATTTAACAAAAAATggcaccatgtcattggatttaggttaggTGAAAAagagttgggtgaaaaaaaatacaaaattccctTACGTTGACCACTTCATCTCATTTctttgttgaaatgatgtggaaacaacattgattcaaccagtttttgcccagtgggttatGACTAAAATGGCTTCATGCATGATTTGTGGATACAGCCCCTGATTCTAGATTAGAACTCCTACTCTGAAGGGCTTTATGAATCCTGGCCCTGGGCCCGAATCCAAAAAGCATCTCCGAAAAGTTAATAGGAATcctgttattttatttaacctttattttaacatgCAAGACATATTGAGTCCTAGGTCTCTTTTACAAATGTGCCCTGTATgcaacataaatatacacattatacCAAAactatacagtatcagtcaaaagtttggacacacctactcattccaggggttttcttttattttttactattttccacattgtagaataatagtgaagatatcatcactatgaaaaaacacatatggcatcatgtagtaaccaattttctttaaaacaaatcaaaatacattttatatctgagattcttcaaagtagccaccctttgccttgatgacagctttgcacaatcttggcattctctcaaccagtttcttGATgcattcacctggaatgcatttcaattaacaggtatttgtatttattatggatccccataatAAATGGTGTTCTTccttggcctagcgttgtccaggCTTGGccagagtaggccgtcattgtaaataagattttttctttactgacttgcctagttaaataaaggtacaattttaaaatgtaatttaaaaaatatatataatcaatttctctcagccaatcatctgtcatttgtgtaagtgccatgCTTGTTGAATGTTCCCTATATGTGTGCTGAGCCAGTAAAGgtggctttactattcttgggtagcataattactttagcttccctc
Coding sequences within:
- the LOC110491799 gene encoding leucine-rich repeat, immunoglobulin-like domain and transmembrane domain-containing protein 1; the protein is MFLAFVLGLYLATGALPPSVSACPSQCSCFFHNLSDGSMARSVICNDPEISIVPASFPVDTSKLRIEKTAIHRIPSEAFSYLPNLEFLWMSFNVLSSLKPDSFRGMLNLEELRLDGNALTAFPWESLMDMSSLTLLDLHNNQLTSVPADATIYLKNLTYLDLSSNNLLTVPAEVLATWLTVKPVQGPENSKMILGLHDNPWLCDCRLYDLVQFQKLPTFSVALIDTRLRCAAPESLSGVLFSDAELRRCQAPRVHTAVAHVRSAVGNNVLLRCGTIGVPSPDLAWRRAEGKALNGTVQQENSKEGIIWSILSVPAVSYRDSGKYVCKATNYAGNAETIISLVVSDAPPKPDNNNNQTSVVAATVKKNKVNKPNGMGKAAYQEKLVDRLVVPTPNPQPPPAVVDSSPEPEGVVVGSVADRATPGPAKLPSPDGLLELEKTNLSNLAQAQYDPDRIVRSVKVLGDTENTITLNWRAPKAKNTTAFSVLYAVFGERDMRKINVAAGQNRVFIEGLVPKTKYIACVCVRGLIPKKEQCVIFSTDEAASAAGTQKLINVIVITVACVIAVPLTVIVCCGALKRRIQKIWGKKSKDIQDSYVTFETLSPGTKAKGLEGEYLTRLNPEESNRLLSARSSLDSEATAKIEGQPNEYFC